A single window of Sulfitobacter sp. JL08 DNA harbors:
- a CDS encoding F0F1 ATP synthase subunit delta, with product MSEPASISSSIASRYAAAVFELATESKSIAKIESDLTGLSDALAGSDDFNALIHSPIYTRDEQTGAIAAIAKKMSLTPLMANTLAVMAQKRRLFVLPQLVQSLRNLIAESKGEVGADVTSAKALTKAQTDKLAKTLKAQFGKTVNINATVDESLIGGLVVKVGSKMIDTSIRSKLNSLQNAMKEVG from the coding sequence GTGTCTGAACCAGCTTCGATTTCATCAAGCATCGCTTCACGCTATGCTGCAGCCGTTTTTGAACTTGCTACTGAATCCAAATCTATCGCCAAGATCGAATCCGATCTGACTGGCCTGAGTGATGCTTTGGCGGGCAGCGACGATTTCAACGCGCTGATACATTCGCCGATTTACACCCGCGATGAACAGACCGGCGCCATAGCCGCGATTGCCAAGAAGATGTCCCTGACACCATTGATGGCAAACACGCTGGCCGTGATGGCGCAAAAACGCCGGCTTTTCGTGCTGCCACAACTGGTGCAATCCCTGCGCAACCTGATCGCCGAAAGCAAAGGTGAAGTAGGCGCAGATGTGACAAGTGCAAAGGCGCTGACAAAGGCGCAAACAGACAAGCTTGCCAAAACGCTGAAAGCGCAATTTGGCAAAACCGTAAATATCAATGCGACCGTCGATGAAAGTCTGATCGGCGGTCTTGTCGTCAAGGTTGGTTCGAAAATGATCGATACGTCGATCCGTTCCAAACTCAATTCCCTCCAGAACGCAATGAAAGAGGTCGGATAA